A window from Bacteroidota bacterium encodes these proteins:
- a CDS encoding rhamnogalacturonan acetylesterase — protein MKQVTFVIFFLALACSLQAQQTSFKFDFGSGKVAPGYIQITSDLKFSYQTGYGFDQNSIVESKDRGGDPLTSDFITSDKPFYFSVKLPDGNYDLKVIIGDKLENTSATIRAECRRLMVEKVTSMKGKTTTVNFTVHVKDSLIRDATGNVVKKIRLKDREVGYLHWDNLLTLEFNGANPKICAVEITPNKTAPTIFLAGNSTVVDQDREPWAAWGQMIPSFFEGKKIAVANYAESGEALNSFISARRLEKILSLMKAGDYLFIEFGHNDQKQKGEGVGPFTSYKRDLKFFISEVRKKGGIPVLVTSMHRRNFDSTGHIVNTLGDYPEAVRQTAKEENVALIDLNAMSKILYEAWGPEKSIKAFVHYPANTFPGQKTELKDNTHFNTYGAWQIAKCIMKGIKDAKLNIAKYLRKDIPPFDPGKPDPVEKWNWPLSQMVTSSKPDGN, from the coding sequence ATGAAACAGGTAACATTTGTAATATTTTTTTTAGCTCTTGCCTGTTCTCTTCAGGCACAGCAAACATCTTTCAAATTTGATTTTGGATCAGGTAAAGTTGCACCCGGCTATATTCAAATAACATCCGATTTAAAATTCAGTTATCAAACTGGATATGGTTTTGATCAGAATTCAATTGTTGAATCAAAAGACCGTGGAGGTGATCCGTTAACGTCAGATTTTATCACCAGCGATAAACCATTTTACTTTTCAGTAAAACTTCCCGATGGAAACTATGATTTAAAAGTCATCATAGGGGATAAGCTGGAAAATACATCAGCCACGATCCGTGCAGAATGCAGGAGGTTGATGGTTGAAAAGGTCACATCAATGAAAGGCAAAACCACAACTGTCAACTTTACTGTGCATGTAAAGGATTCTTTGATCAGGGATGCTACTGGTAATGTTGTAAAAAAAATAAGATTGAAGGATAGGGAAGTCGGTTATCTGCATTGGGATAATTTGCTAACACTGGAATTTAATGGAGCTAACCCAAAAATATGTGCTGTGGAAATTACTCCCAACAAAACTGCACCAACAATTTTTTTAGCGGGTAATTCAACTGTAGTTGACCAAGATAGGGAGCCCTGGGCTGCGTGGGGTCAAATGATTCCAAGTTTTTTTGAAGGGAAAAAAATTGCAGTTGCCAACTATGCTGAGTCGGGTGAAGCGTTGAATTCTTTTATCAGTGCAAGACGGTTGGAAAAAATTTTGAGTTTAATGAAAGCAGGCGATTATTTATTCATTGAATTTGGCCACAATGATCAGAAGCAGAAAGGTGAAGGTGTTGGACCATTTACCAGTTATAAACGTGATCTAAAGTTTTTCATCAGTGAAGTAAGAAAAAAAGGCGGCATTCCTGTGCTCGTTACTTCCATGCATCGAAGGAATTTTGATTCAACAGGTCATATCGTTAATACACTCGGCGATTATCCCGAAGCAGTGCGGCAAACAGCAAAGGAAGAAAATGTTGCATTGATCGATTTAAATGCAATGAGTAAAATATTGTATGAAGCATGGGGACCTGAAAAATCAATTAAGGCATTTGTTCATTATCCAGCCAATACATTTCCCGGGCAGAAAACGGAATTAAAGGACAATACCCATTTTAATACCTATGGTGCGTGGCAGATAGCTAAATGTATTATGAAGGGAATAAAGGACGCAAAACTTAATATAGCAAAATATTTAAGAAAAGATATTCCTCCATTTGATCCTGGTAAACCAGATCCAGTTGAAAAATGGAACTGGCCGCTGAGTCAAATGGTAACTTCTTCTAAACCTGATGGAAATTAA
- a CDS encoding glycoside hydrolase family 27 protein, which produces MEIKRSRFNDKTMRGLNKLHAVLTIYFVVCFTVSHSQPAQTPPMGWNSYNCFGSAVHEDEVKSNADYVAKNLKQYGWQYIVVDFLWSYDNPPGSKIGNPYQRQLQDGSYVPWLTMDKWGRLVPHTHKFPSAFGDKGFKPLSDYVHSLGLKFGIHVMRGIPRQAVWSKSPVLGTNGITADMIADTSSTCSWMNHMYGLNMSKPGAQEYLNSILNLYKDWDVDFIKVDDIARPYHLEEVEGYEKAIANSGRPMAFSISPGETPVLKANHVKQHTSMWRMADDFWDNWKMILQMFDYAKSWEGTGSPGHWPDCDMIQIGKLSKRGPVGPERYSRFTEDELYTHMNFWCIFRSPLMLGGHQPENRELELKLFTNEEVLAVNQHGENPKQLYKKDGSMVWVSNVSGSKDWYVGLFNISEDAHDVAVDFSALGIKGKITVRDLWKKMDVGSFKKTYKQNINKHASVLLRLTVE; this is translated from the coding sequence ATGGAAATTAAAAGATCTAGGTTTAATGATAAAACAATGAGAGGTTTAAATAAACTGCATGCTGTTTTGACTATTTATTTTGTAGTATGCTTCACTGTATCTCATAGCCAGCCAGCACAAACACCCCCTATGGGCTGGAACAGTTATAATTGTTTCGGATCTGCAGTGCATGAAGATGAAGTAAAATCCAATGCAGATTATGTAGCAAAGAATTTAAAACAATATGGCTGGCAATATATAGTAGTAGATTTTTTATGGTCATATGACAATCCTCCCGGGAGTAAAATTGGCAACCCTTACCAAAGACAATTACAGGATGGTTCCTATGTTCCCTGGCTTACAATGGATAAATGGGGGAGATTGGTTCCGCATACACATAAATTTCCTTCAGCATTTGGCGATAAAGGATTTAAACCATTAAGTGATTATGTTCATTCACTCGGATTAAAATTCGGCATTCATGTAATGCGTGGCATACCACGCCAGGCTGTATGGTCTAAATCACCTGTATTAGGAACAAATGGAATAACAGCAGATATGATTGCTGATACAAGTTCTACCTGTTCATGGATGAATCATATGTACGGACTGAATATGAGTAAGCCGGGTGCGCAGGAATATTTGAATTCGATTTTGAATTTATATAAAGATTGGGATGTTGATTTTATAAAAGTAGATGATATAGCACGACCTTATCATTTGGAAGAAGTAGAAGGATATGAAAAAGCGATTGCAAATTCTGGCAGGCCAATGGCATTTAGTATTTCTCCCGGTGAAACACCAGTACTAAAAGCCAATCATGTAAAACAGCATACGAGTATGTGGCGTATGGCGGATGATTTCTGGGACAACTGGAAGATGATATTACAGATGTTTGATTATGCAAAAAGTTGGGAAGGCACTGGCAGCCCCGGTCACTGGCCCGATTGTGATATGATACAGATTGGCAAGCTTTCAAAACGTGGCCCTGTTGGTCCGGAACGTTATAGCCGTTTTACAGAAGATGAATTGTATACACATATGAATTTCTGGTGCATATTCCGATCACCGTTAATGCTGGGTGGTCATCAACCCGAGAACCGCGAGCTGGAATTGAAATTATTTACCAATGAAGAAGTGCTGGCAGTAAACCAGCATGGAGAAAATCCAAAACAGTTATATAAAAAAGATGGAAGCATGGTTTGGGTATCGAATGTAAGTGGTAGTAAGGATTGGTATGTTGGTTTATTCAATATCAGCGAAGATGCACATGATGTAGCAGTTGATTTTTCAGCATTGGGAATAAAAGGAAAAATAACAGTAAGGGATTTGTGGAAGAAAATGGATGTTGGAAGTTTTAAAAAAACATATAAACAGAATATAAATAAACATGCATCAGTATTGTTGCGTTTAACTGTTGAATAA
- a CDS encoding beta-xylosidase yields the protein MNYFKVIIFYCLFQICGTLLFAQSPTIQVDLKKELGEMKPVWAWFGYDEPNYTYMKDGKKLLSEIAALSPVPVHVRAHSLLVTGDGKPSLKWGSTNAYTEDANGKPVYDWKIIDSIFDTYVQRGMKPLAQIGFMPQALSTNPDPYKHNWKPGDQYSTIISGWAYPPKDYNKWAELVFQWVRHSVNRYGKKEVESWWWELWNEPNGYWKGTQEEFFKLYDYTTDAVKRALPTAKIGGINIAGTAGAGAQQWMHAFIKHCFSDTNYVTKKIGAPVDMILFHAKGSPRVVDGHVQMNMGRQLSDINAGFKFVASYPQLKNLPVVIGESDPEGCAACGMKTNPSNGYRNGTMYSSYTAASFARKYLLADSFKVNFLGAVTWAFEFEDQPWYYGFRDLATNGVDKPVLNVFRMFGMMKGKRAEVKGNQMYDLKTMVDSSVRRSYNDVGGLAAKDKKSATVMIWNYHDDDVMKAALPVAVSIDGLPSTLVILTQYRIDDEHSNSYEVWKKMGSPQSPTAEQISTLEKAGQLQTIGKSEKLKVISGKLSLSISLPQQGVSLLKLDW from the coding sequence ATGAATTACTTCAAAGTCATAATATTCTATTGTTTGTTTCAAATTTGCGGAACATTATTATTTGCACAATCACCAACAATACAGGTTGATTTAAAAAAGGAATTGGGTGAAATGAAACCTGTCTGGGCATGGTTTGGTTATGATGAACCAAACTATACCTATATGAAAGATGGGAAAAAATTATTATCAGAGATCGCTGCATTAAGCCCGGTGCCTGTTCATGTAAGAGCACATAGTTTATTGGTTACAGGGGATGGAAAACCCTCATTGAAATGGGGAAGTACCAATGCATATACAGAAGATGCTAATGGAAAACCTGTTTACGACTGGAAAATCATTGATAGCATTTTTGATACTTATGTACAACGCGGAATGAAACCGCTGGCACAAATTGGGTTTATGCCACAGGCATTATCTACTAATCCTGATCCATATAAACATAATTGGAAACCCGGAGATCAATATTCTACAATAATTTCCGGCTGGGCTTACCCCCCGAAGGACTATAACAAGTGGGCGGAACTTGTTTTTCAATGGGTGAGACATAGCGTTAATCGTTATGGAAAAAAAGAAGTGGAAAGCTGGTGGTGGGAATTATGGAATGAACCCAACGGCTACTGGAAAGGGACACAGGAAGAATTTTTTAAACTATATGATTACACAACCGATGCAGTAAAAAGAGCTTTACCAACTGCAAAGATCGGTGGAATAAATATTGCAGGAACTGCCGGTGCAGGTGCACAACAATGGATGCATGCTTTTATAAAACATTGTTTTTCGGATACCAATTATGTAACAAAAAAGATCGGTGCACCTGTCGATATGATCTTATTTCATGCCAAAGGATCGCCAAGAGTAGTAGATGGTCATGTACAAATGAATATGGGAAGACAATTATCGGATATAAATGCCGGTTTTAAATTCGTAGCATCTTATCCTCAATTAAAAAACCTTCCTGTAGTAATTGGTGAAAGTGATCCCGAAGGTTGTGCAGCATGTGGTATGAAAACAAATCCTTCAAACGGGTACCGTAACGGAACGATGTATTCAAGTTATACAGCAGCTTCTTTTGCCAGGAAATATTTATTGGCGGATTCTTTCAAAGTAAATTTTTTAGGCGCTGTTACCTGGGCATTTGAATTTGAAGATCAGCCCTGGTATTATGGTTTCAGGGATTTAGCTACTAATGGAGTTGATAAACCAGTATTGAATGTTTTCAGAATGTTTGGAATGATGAAAGGAAAAAGAGCAGAAGTAAAAGGCAACCAGATGTACGATCTGAAAACGATGGTGGATTCAAGCGTAAGAAGATCATATAATGATGTTGGCGGGCTGGCAGCTAAGGATAAAAAATCGGCAACAGTAATGATCTGGAACTACCATGATGATGATGTGATGAAAGCTGCATTACCTGTAGCAGTAAGTATTGATGGGTTGCCTTCGACATTAGTAATACTTACACAATACCGCATTGATGATGAACACAGCAATTCATATGAAGTGTGGAAGAAAATGGGTTCGCCGCAAAGTCCGACTGCAGAACAGATTTCAACATTAGAAAAGGCAGGCCAGTTACAAACGATCGGCAAATCTGAAAAATTAAAAGTTATATCAGGTAAACTATCATTAAGTATATCATTACCGCAACAGGGAGTTTCTTTGCTAAAGCTGGATTGGTGA
- a CDS encoding alpha-L-arabinofuranosidase encodes MKTGFVLIISVLLFTSAYSQRKLTVIADKPVASIAPTMWGVFFEDINFGADGGLYAELVKNRSFEFPTAMMGWRENRVNYQKGRFLIINKSDNSTNTRFARITINNPEGNYSLSNDGFRGIGLHKEKQYDFSIMARTERPTNIKIKVQLLNYSGKVVGSSSIENFNSDWKKYSVSLTTTDTTQKGKLNLIFEGEGVIDIDIVSLFPHDTWKNRPGGLRNDLVQKIADLKPGFIRFPGGCIVEGKDLSNRYQWKTTVGDVYDRTLIMNRWNVEFRNRPAPDYYQSFGLGFYEYFLLADDLGAEPLPILNCGMACQFNSGEVVAMDELQPYIDDALDLIEFANGATTTKWGKLRNDMGHPAPFNLKFLGVGNEQWEPQYIERYKIFEKAILSKYPEIKIVSGAGPFAEGEYFNYAWKELKQLKPSLIDEHYYKPPTWFFNNASRYDTYERTGPKIFAGEYAAHSKENAEAESRNNWESALAEAAFMTGLERNADIVQMCSYAPLFAHVDAWQWRPDLIWFDNLRTVATPNYYVQKLFSTNKGTDVVKILQDGNILAGKDSLFASSVIDKKANELIVKLVNNSSTPQMIELNIEGLKLAKNNASFFQLSGNDLYSYNKLDELDRLAPLKKSFEVKSNKINQQLAPYSVNVIKLSYLVK; translated from the coding sequence ATGAAGACAGGATTTGTTTTAATTATTTCTGTTTTATTATTTACAAGTGCTTATTCTCAAAGAAAGCTTACTGTTATTGCAGATAAGCCAGTTGCTTCAATAGCTCCAACTATGTGGGGCGTTTTTTTTGAAGATATAAACTTTGGTGCTGATGGTGGTTTGTATGCTGAGTTGGTGAAGAATCGTTCCTTTGAATTTCCAACAGCAATGATGGGATGGCGGGAAAACAGGGTAAATTACCAGAAAGGAAGATTTCTTATTATCAACAAATCTGATAACTCAACTAATACACGATTTGCGAGAATAACTATCAACAACCCGGAAGGAAATTATTCATTAAGTAATGACGGATTCCGCGGAATTGGTTTGCATAAAGAGAAGCAATATGATTTTTCTATTATGGCCAGGACAGAGAGACCAACCAATATTAAAATAAAAGTACAGTTGCTGAATTATAGCGGTAAAGTTGTCGGGAGTTCTTCAATAGAAAATTTCAACAGTGACTGGAAAAAATATTCTGTAAGTCTTACAACAACTGATACTACACAAAAAGGGAAACTCAATTTGATATTTGAAGGAGAGGGAGTGATTGATATAGATATTGTTTCATTATTTCCGCATGACACATGGAAAAACAGACCGGGAGGATTAAGAAATGACCTGGTGCAAAAGATCGCTGATCTAAAACCGGGCTTCATCCGCTTTCCGGGCGGATGTATTGTAGAAGGGAAAGATCTATCTAACCGTTATCAATGGAAAACAACAGTGGGCGATGTGTATGACCGTACTTTAATAATGAATCGATGGAATGTAGAGTTCCGTAATCGCCCCGCACCCGATTATTACCAAAGCTTTGGTTTGGGCTTTTATGAATATTTTTTATTAGCCGATGATTTGGGCGCAGAGCCATTGCCGATTTTAAATTGTGGTATGGCCTGCCAGTTCAATAGTGGTGAGGTTGTTGCCATGGATGAATTGCAGCCTTATATTGATGATGCACTCGACCTAATTGAATTTGCCAATGGCGCCACAACTACTAAATGGGGAAAGCTGAGAAATGATATGGGTCATCCTGCTCCATTCAATTTGAAATTTCTCGGTGTGGGAAATGAACAATGGGAGCCGCAGTACATTGAACGATATAAAATTTTTGAGAAGGCAATTCTTTCAAAATATCCTGAAATAAAAATTGTATCGGGTGCCGGCCCTTTTGCTGAAGGTGAATATTTTAATTATGCATGGAAGGAGTTGAAGCAATTAAAACCTTCATTGATCGATGAACATTATTATAAACCACCAACATGGTTTTTTAACAATGCAAGCCGTTATGATACTTATGAAAGAACGGGCCCAAAGATCTTCGCTGGTGAATATGCTGCACATTCAAAGGAAAATGCAGAAGCGGAAAGCAGAAACAATTGGGAATCTGCGTTAGCGGAGGCGGCATTCATGACTGGATTAGAAAGAAATGCTGATATCGTGCAGATGTGTTCTTATGCTCCTTTGTTTGCACATGTAGATGCATGGCAGTGGCGACCTGATCTGATCTGGTTTGATAATTTGAGAACAGTTGCTACGCCAAATTATTATGTACAGAAATTGTTTTCTACTAATAAAGGAACAGATGTAGTAAAAATTTTACAGGATGGAAATATACTAGCGGGTAAGGATAGTTTGTTTGCCAGTTCAGTTATTGATAAAAAAGCAAATGAACTTATTGTTAAGTTGGTAAACAATTCTTCAACTCCGCAAATGATCGAATTGAATATAGAAGGACTTAAGCTGGCAAAAAATAACGCATCGTTTTTTCAGCTATCAGGAAATGATCTGTACAGTTATAATAAACTGGATGAACTGGATAGGCTAGCTCCATTGAAAAAATCGTTTGAAGTAAAATCAAATAAAATAAATCAGCAATTAGCTCCATATTCTGTTAATGTGATCAAACTTTCTTATTTAGTAAAATGA
- a CDS encoding glycoside hydrolase family 88 protein — protein sequence MKKFISLSFLLPVFFLFKLNGQPVTTVKNDVVTPLHAMNVNYPVPYEAPSKENVKAVLDKIFNYLDGVTPAQMINKQTGEVVNDISKLDTNSVVKSGDFRLTSYEWGVTYSALQRATETTGDKKYADHVKTRFDFLSKWVAAVKEKFPIEYIQRKRLFNQPITPHALDDAGAVCASMIKAQRSGLTTDLRPMIDNYINYVFTKEYRFKDGTIGRNRPQKNTLWLDDLYMYIPAVAQMGKLTGDKKYFDDCVKQVLDYSKRMFNKEKGLYMHGWVESMETHPEFRWARANGWALMAMSELLDVLPEDHSGRAAVLQQFKDHAKGLAGLQSSSGFWHQLLDREDSYLETSATAIYSYCIAHACNKGWLDPMSYGPMSILAWNAVSTKINDKGQVEGTCVGTGMAFDPAFYYYRPVNVFAAHGYGPAILAGAEIIELLNNFSFEINDSALQLKEKKK from the coding sequence ATGAAAAAATTTATAAGCTTATCATTCTTATTGCCTGTTTTTTTTCTTTTCAAATTAAACGGTCAGCCTGTAACAACTGTAAAAAATGATGTGGTCACACCTTTGCATGCCATGAATGTGAATTATCCCGTGCCGTATGAGGCTCCGTCAAAAGAAAATGTAAAGGCTGTGCTGGATAAAATATTTAACTATCTCGATGGCGTTACCCCGGCACAGATGATCAATAAACAAACCGGTGAAGTGGTCAATGACATCAGTAAGTTAGATACAAACTCAGTTGTCAAATCCGGTGATTTCCGGCTTACAAGTTATGAGTGGGGTGTTACCTATTCTGCCCTGCAACGTGCAACAGAAACTACAGGCGACAAAAAGTATGCGGATCATGTAAAAACAAGATTTGATTTCTTAAGTAAATGGGTAGCCGCCGTAAAAGAAAAATTTCCAATAGAGTATATACAAAGGAAAAGATTGTTTAATCAGCCGATAACACCGCATGCACTAGATGATGCAGGTGCAGTTTGCGCTTCTATGATAAAGGCACAGCGAAGCGGATTGACAACTGATCTTCGCCCCATGATCGATAATTATATAAATTATGTTTTTACAAAAGAGTATCGTTTCAAAGATGGTACTATCGGAAGAAACCGTCCTCAAAAAAATACATTATGGCTGGATGATCTATACATGTATATACCTGCTGTTGCACAAATGGGAAAGCTCACTGGCGATAAAAAGTATTTTGATGATTGTGTTAAACAAGTCCTCGACTACAGTAAGAGAATGTTCAATAAAGAGAAAGGTTTATATATGCATGGCTGGGTGGAAAGCATGGAAACACATCCTGAGTTTCGATGGGCAAGAGCTAACGGATGGGCACTGATGGCCATGAGTGAACTGCTTGATGTATTACCAGAAGATCATTCGGGAAGAGCTGCAGTGTTGCAGCAATTTAAAGATCATGCAAAAGGACTTGCAGGACTTCAAAGTAGTTCGGGTTTCTGGCACCAGTTATTAGACAGGGAAGATTCTTATTTAGAGACATCAGCTACAGCAATCTATTCTTATTGTATTGCACATGCCTGTAATAAAGGCTGGCTTGATCCAATGAGCTATGGGCCAATGAGTATATTGGCATGGAATGCTGTATCAACAAAGATCAACGATAAAGGCCAGGTGGAAGGAACATGTGTAGGAACCGGAATGGCATTTGACCCGGCATTTTATTATTACCGCCCAGTAAATGTTTTTGCAGCGCATGGCTATGGCCCTGCAATATTAGCTGGGGCAGAAATTATTGAGTTACTCAATAATTTTTCATTTGAGATAAATGACAGTGCATTACAATTGAAAGAAAAGAAAAAATAA